TGGCTACCTCGGCAATTTCCATTGGATATTCCTTGAAGAAGCTCATTTTCAGGTTATGGCTCAGGAAGGAATGGACCGCATGGCCACCTTCGTGAACCATGGTTGTCAGGTCCTTCATTTGTCCGGCGGCATTCATAAAGATAAAAGGCACGCCGGTTTCAGCCAGCGGACAGTTATATCCGCCTGGTGCTTTTCCTTTGCGACTTTCCAGGTCCAGGCGGCCCATTTTCTGCATTACACGCAGGCAGTTGCCAAAGAAAGGACCCAGTTCATCGAAAGTTTCAATGGCTTTATTGATCAGTTCTTCCCCTGTGTGGAAAGGTTCCAGTGGTTTCACACCTGCTGGTTCAGCCTCACCATCCCATGGTTTTAGCACATCAAGACCCAGTTTCTGGCGTTGTTTCTCCTGGAAGTTCTTAACCAGTGGCAGGATGTGCTCCTTTACAGCTGCGTGGAACTGGAAACAATCTTCCTTGGTATAATCGAATCTGCCCAGGTCTTCGAACTTATAATCCCGGTAGTTTGCAAAACCGGCATTCTTCGCTACCTGGTCGCGCTTTTGTACCAGGGTAGTATACAGCTGGTCCAGCTGATCCTTGTCCTGTAGGCGACGGGTAGAAGTTTTACGGTATACTTCTTCCCTGAGGGCGCGGTCGCTGCTTTCCAGAAAACGGGCTGCCTGCTGCAGGGTATACTCCTGGTCATTTACATTGATGGTCATTTTGCCTACAATCGGACCATATTGCTGAGATTGTACGCTTAGTTCGGCCAGCAGGGGTACGTTTTCCTCACGGAAAAGTTTTACCTGTTTCTTTACGGAGCGCAGGTAGGTGGCATAGAGTTCCTGGTCCAGTTGGTCCAGGTATTCACTTGCCAGCAGCTTTTTGTTCAGGGCATCCGTATAAGGTTGTAACTGAGGTTGTATTTCCATGCAGAA
This Chitinophaga sancti DNA region includes the following protein-coding sequences:
- a CDS encoding M3 family oligoendopeptidase — translated: MNTLDANIDKQPRTLLSEDFKVTTWEALKPYYDELLERPIDSVATLEKWLKDISELDAVISEDVAWRQIRMTCDTTDKSLEEAFAYFCMEIQPQLQPYTDALNKKLLASEYLDQLDQELYATYLRSVKKQVKLFREENVPLLAELSVQSQQYGPIVGKMTINVNDQEYTLQQAARFLESSDRALREEVYRKTSTRRLQDKDQLDQLYTTLVQKRDQVAKNAGFANYRDYKFEDLGRFDYTKEDCFQFHAAVKEHILPLVKNFQEKQRQKLGLDVLKPWDGEAEPAGVKPLEPFHTGEELINKAIETFDELGPFFGNCLRVMQKMGRLDLESRKGKAPGGYNCPLAETGVPFIFMNAAGQMKDLTTMVHEGGHAVHSFLSHNLKMSFFKEYPMEIAEVASMSMELFTMDHWNIFFSNPDELRRAKLQQLERAIVIFPWIATIDKFQHWVYEHPQHTVEERTAAWVSILEEFSTHTVDFTGLEESRAASWQRQLHLFEVPFYYIEYGIAQLGAIAMWKQYKENKQQALDNYVKALSLGSTRTLPELYKAAGIKFDFSPAYVKELADFVQSEIEKI